In the genome of Dermacentor variabilis isolate Ectoservices chromosome 5, ASM5094787v1, whole genome shotgun sequence, one region contains:
- the Sem1 gene encoding suppressor of exocyst mutations 1, translated as MADQNAKAKVDLGLLEEDDEFEEFPTEEWTAKAEDSQDVNVWEDNWDDDNIEDDFSQQLRAELEKQGFKVDGTGEPIKA; from the exons ATGGCTGACCAGAACGCGAAAGCAAAGGTTGATCTGGGACTTCTTGAAGAAGATGACGAGTTTGAGGAGTTTCCTACGGAAG AGTGGACGGCAAAAGCCGAAGATTCCCAAGACGTGAACGTCTGGGAAGACAACTGGGATGATGACAACATTGAAGATGACTTCAGTCAGCAACTCAG AGCGGAACTTGAGAAGCAGGGCTTCAAAGTTGACGGAACAGGAGAGCCCATCAAGGCGTGA